The nucleotide window TAgacattttatctttattttattgaatatttttgcaaagGTTTTATTGTTTGCTAAGTTTAGTTTTTGCTCTCAATTTTATCGAGACACTTTCCAATGtgaaaatattcaataataatgaacaattttaataaaattaaatacatggCTATCGTTAAAACATTGTAATTCGTAGAAACCGTGTATATCGGTACTTGTAGTAGGTGCCGTGTGCGTTAGGTACATGTACCTTgataaatgaaatcaaaataacaCTATTGTTTGATTGATCTTTTACCCATCCACACTAATACCCCACCTTATTTCCTGTCTTAAAACCTACATTAACACGATAACACAGAATCACATAATTTAGCGAGTATCTGACAAAGGAATTAGTAAAACTTATCTAATCTCAATTTAAGACTGTATTGACCAAAGAACAAACTGAACAAGAATCGACCAAATTTTTTGTaatcttattaattttaaactaggTACCCCGTTTATAGGGGGTTGGTCATCatttttcttcaatttattAATCCTATAGATTTGATCAAATCCCAGATCTAAGCATTTCGCTGAGACATACATCTTATTCATACTTGAACGTGCAGTCGCAGTCGTGAGGTTTGCAGTCTGCAGTCGTCTAAAAAAATCATACTTTTGGAAAGGTGTAAGTATAATGGGCTTGAGACGACGATAGAACGACTTGAGAGACAGCATAGATAAGTATAGTAGATACACGGTGAGTACTAGCAATCCGTTCAGGCATCTGCCTTCTaataaaagtctgacaacttatTATAGAGCCTTGACGTGCACGGGTGACTATTATCTAGAAATGCATCAATAATTCTATGTTTTCTCAATATAATTTAGCTCAGTATCAGACTGGCCACCGTATtgcataagtctgcgggtcactcATATgataaattctgaattttatatacctccgccagccgcgaaccttgtatacaaggtcTACTAAATTCTTGCGCTATATTTTATGGATAATTCGCAACGTTGCAATCGCTGTGTATTAAAATAGGTGTACATACTCATTTTCTGGTATCTTTGGAGTTTAGCTGTAACCGTATGCTGTGGGTTTAACTTccacaataaacattttactgcCTAGAGTTAATTAAAGAGTAAAGTGTGtaggtacttacatacatacattattgtGTAATTCTATACATATACATTGATAATGAGCATTACACTCATCCTAGAGGAGGGTGGGTAGTTGTCttcaactataataaaattaaacacgaGAGATactctaaaatgtatttattgaaataaattgttacataaataataaattaaaaatataattaaactgtaaaaaatacaaaactgattTATATAATTCTATCAAATCGTTGTTTCCtacaaaataactaaacttaaatattaaaagatcGCTTTAAATTATcgacaaatattatataacaaaaaatgtcaaaattcggaATGTTGCGCACTCACAATATAGCATAATGTGTTATATAACAACTTCTTATAACATGTTGCATAGATAGGAGTGTTCTATagtaatgttttataacatatattGACAGTTACGTTATACAATGCGCACACAACATAAAATTTGGAAGCCGAGATTCTTTTTACATTGGATTGTTTAGAGTTAACCAAATTCGTTTGTAATCCTAAAAATCGAAAACGTCAAGCGATCTTACATAAAACGAACATAATAAAGTAACACTCAGATCAAAAAGTTTACACATTTGTGACAAGGaagaatacttttaaaataatacataaatttcaaaatactgtaaattaatttcagaatacttttgtataaaatagtaaaacttcAGTTGGTTCCTTTAGGGCCAATTCACATTGGGACGGCAGAGGCGGAAGCCGGCAGCGGTCTCGACCAGCGACAGGCTTCCGCGATGAGCACCCTTTAAAGGGCACTTTTTTAGCTTAAAATGAGACTTTAGTCTGAACATGCAAGCCGCAGCGCCGCCTTCCTGGTGGGAATTGGCCTAATATACCGTATTAccaaactttaattttataggtTAAATTACTTTCTTTAAGAGTTAGACTAACATAtcgttttacataaattaaataaataaaaatttcaaacCCTAAATAAGAGCGtagtctaaataaatataaaaaaatggacggtaaattaatttaaaacacaacCTATTATAagtcattaattaaaatatctaaataaattaagtacatttGGTGAAATAAATGCATGGAATGCTTTCATTCAGATCTCTTAAAACTAtagataaatgtattattaccaAACAATTCCCATATACAACTTAATGTTACTAAGATTGAAAAAGATGgcagaatatttaattaaggatggcttttatagaaaaaatattattgactgGAAAGTTCACTATTGATTAAATATATACTGTTTATTACATGTACtctaaaaatatgaattgttttaaaacataatcgTTGCAGAATGTCccgcaaaaaataataaagcaatgGGCAAATGCTGTGCATGTTACTGTTTCCATGTCAAAGTTTAGTTCAATATTACTTATGATGTCATGGAGGCAACGATATTAGTTGTGAACACATGccaaactgataaaaatatgaattttattaacattaattagaAATATATGAATGAAGAACATTTTATCATACCAGCATTTAGTTCTGTGTCTACATAATATTGCATCGCCATaaacagataattaatttacaaaaataaatgatgtaTATGCAATATAAATGATTGATTGCATGAGAAAAACCTGCACTGAAACATATATCTTTTTCCATAAAGCAATTTCTAACTGCAATCGTTTATATTGTTTTGCTAAGGACTTTTGCAacttacgttttaaaatatttggtacTATATTGTTAATGTTTGACTGTAATCGACTACATTTCATTTCTAtgagtttataaaatacatagtaaTTAAGAGTAATATGACTCATATGTAACtagaaaatattgacaaaagATTCACTTTTGTTTAAACAGAATATCATGATTGTTCTACTTAAAATGTGCCGCTGTTAAAAGATGTACTAACAAAAATGagaaaaacacttaaaatatattcggTTTTGCTTTAAGTCTATATTGCTTTAAACAAAGTATGAAATATCAGAAGATAAAGAGTTGTGACTAAAATAAACAATGCCACGTGAGAGTCCTATCAGATGTTGGTATATTGATAATATACTGTTTTTCCTTGAGTCACGTTGCAGTTAAAGATCATTTCTAAATAGAATAAGGTTTACAAGTTCAAGACTAGAGCATACTAGGTATAGTTTAAGTCatatattgttacattttagtACCCATTGTATGTCATAGGCACAATACAAAGATGGTATCTAGAAATCTTTATCATTGATACAAACATGTCAATGTTTACATGTTgagacatttataaaaatatgtttccttTTTCCTTTAGAAAATATCTAGATTTGCATACAAATGCGTCTTTTGTTATACAGTTCATGACATTTAGATTTCCTGGCGATATACTTCAAGCTAGACCTATGCTCAGCATTGATATTGTAatactttaataatacaaaGAGAATACATAAAGGaatgaaattaaagaaaaaacagCCGTAGTCTTACGCACAGCTcctctaaataaacaaaacgcgCAGCTTGTTAGAAAACTTTAGAATAACCATACCCTTTCTTGAATACTACATTTCATCTTTCCTAGGTTCAGAGTTATCCTTCTTGTTTCGCCTGTTCCTTCTGTGTTTGCTGTTGGAGAGTATCTCGTAGGCTTGTTGGATCTCCATGAAGCGCTCTTGTGCGGCCCTCCTTGCCTTCTCGTCCTTCACCTTGTCTGGGTGGTTCTCTCGCGATAGTTTCCTCCACGTCGATGTTATTTCTTGCTGCGATGCGTCTGGTCCGACGCCGAGTACCTGAAATGATGTAACATAaatgttaaacataatattaaacgttTTACGATATTGAGAATTTGCTGATAAAGATACAGTTAAGTTATGTTATATGTTACAACATTTCAATTTCCTGCAAACCGGTACGGCAGTATTTGGTAATGATAATACATGTATCAATATCTGTAACTAGTTTACATGTTATTGATATCACAGGTATATTTATATGTACTTAACTGGTTTACGTATTATTCGTATTAGTACGATAACACCCAAAAAGCAAGCTGTACTTGTGCCATagtatttccaaaaaataacTTCTTCAGTCATTTGCCACATAAGTAGTAACATTACTATACAAATGTGCACAAAATAGAAAATGATTAAAAACGTACATTTTATCGAGTATTGAGTAATTATTTGTGACGCGGTATATCATTACGTGACTTCAATGTCTTACAAATTTCATTTCTCATATCACGCATTCGTATAATTCGATTTGTCACGTACATTTATCGCAAATTTACACTTAATAGATTTCTTTTATGgatttataaaaagtaagtttatttGACTGCCAGCcatttttaacaactttttaaacATAGGGATAGAAATATTCATATAGGTAGAATAAAAAGATTTTCGGTTTCTATAAAATGCAACAAACATTGGCTTTAACTAAACCTATATCGTCTATATCTGCCTCGCTTAGTGGTAATGGCCACTAGTTATTATAGGTACAGGAATCAGAAACACAAGGACTTCTTGGAGCAATCTAAACTGCAGTGTAGGAAGTGTCTTACCTTGAAAGCATTTTGTTCTCCATGTGGGTCAGAAAGGTCAATGATCTGCTTCCACACCTCATACCAGCCATGGTGCTGGGCATACTGGTATGTATCGATCAGGCATTGTTTCACATCCAACCACCTGCAAATGAATAAGTATCAGCAACTATGAAGCAATGAAGACAGTTTAATCTCAGCCCCAATTATTGATTTTGGACTAGGTAATTTCAGATTAGTAGATGAAATAAAGACTTATCAAGAATGCATCCAGATACTCAGAATGGCTTTAGTGGCAGTAGAGTATGGCTGCTTATCAGTTAAGAATTCATACCAAATAGAACCCACTGCTATCATTATTGGGTCTGTTGGTATGGCCTATGGGGGATGGTGTCCATTCATATTAGCTAAAAGTCCTTGGCTGatcaaataatacttaataagtAATTCTTACCATGGACTAGTGAAGAAATGATGCAGAGCCTCGTAAATTGGTACTTCGTCGCCCTCGCTGTCAGTGATAGTACCGTGGAAGTACAAGTAACTGCACCACAGAGACAGGTACAGGCAGGCACACAGACCCAGGATCACCACACGCCTAGAAagaatacatatatgtacaacaaggtaaaaactaaaaacaaatggATCGTTGATTTATTCTGTAGCCTAGAATGGATACACTTATGTAAAACATACTAAGAATGATTGAAAATCAAATGGATTGCTATTATTCTACTTTTAATACATAAGTTGCTCGGAGTATGTTAATTTGGATTGATATTTTGAGAGTATGGGTATGGTATTCTAATAGTGTATTGTCAGCTTcttgttaactagctgacccacgcaacttcacttgcgtcacataggagagaatgggtcaaaattttccccgtttttgtaacattttttattgctactctgctcctattggtcctaccgtgatgatatatagcctatagccttcctcgataaatggtctatctaatactgaaagaattttccaaatcggaccagtagttcctgagattagcgcgttcaaacaaacaaacaaacaaacaaacaaacaaacaaactcttcagctttataatattagtatagatacattgCTCAGTACTGTCTCACTCTTAATATTGATTAACAAGTACTTACTTCACAATGTTGCTCTTCTGAGGCCTTCTCCTCCACTCTTTCGAGAAGGAGTCAAATACGAGGGCAGAAGCAAGGACCATGAGTGTAAACCACACGGTCTCGTCGTAGATGTAGTAGCGGATGGGATAGGCTGCGTACGCAGCTATCAGTGGCCATTTCAGACCCCCTTGCTCGCGGCCAATGTTGCCTACCGTCCACACACCTGTGCATAGGACAAAATGAGTATAAGTATTTATCTCTTCAATAGCTTTAAAATAATGCCCGTACTAACAATAGAAAAACTGAATGAGTATGGTTAACAAATACACATTATTTGATGTATTTGTATACTTATCAATGTCAATATATTGACAACTGTGTTAGCTGAGAATGTAGAGGGGGAAGAAAGAGTAACCAATATTGAATGATACTTACCCAGAGCTGCGGCCAATGGTATGAGAAGGTTGAGGTACCTCAGATTGATGCCCCAGAAGTCATCAAGAGGAATCGCAAACATCACCATTTGACCCCAAGAATAGCCAACCATCAGCATACCAGTAAAACGATTCATTGAGAATGGTGGCTGGGGaacgaaacaaaattattatagtaatacaCCATCCCAACTTTGCTCATAAagtcaacaaacaaacaagacaTTGCTAGATGTACTATTTATAGTGTAGAAATGAATGTTTGGAAGGGTTATTGACCTTATAATTCATTCAAATGTAGCTTGATAGTGAAAATTTCGATGGTATAGTTAGTCTTTTCCATATGCACATTGTAAGTACTTCACAACATGAGTGACAATGCAGTATGAGACCAAATAATGACCAGGGATCCAAATGACTGTTAAACAACCGTTGACATCTTTTTGTACAAGATTTTTGCCTGT belongs to Anticarsia gemmatalis isolate Benzon Research Colony breed Stoneville strain chromosome Z, ilAntGemm2 primary, whole genome shotgun sequence and includes:
- the wus gene encoding TM2 and DnaJ domain-containing protein wurst; this translates as MQSKKSVIWAYVLWLFGGIFGVHHFYLRRDRHAFVWWTTLGGFGVGWLGEIFRIPRYVRDANEDPKHMEELINRMSKNKKPPFSMNRFTGMLMVGYSWGQMVMFAIPLDDFWGINLRYLNLLIPLAAALGVWTVGNIGREQGGLKWPLIAAYAAYPIRYYIYDETVWFTLMVLASALVFDSFSKEWRRRPQKSNIVKRVVILGLCACLYLSLWCSYLYFHGTITDSEGDEVPIYEALHHFFTSPWWLDVKQCLIDTYQYAQHHGWYEVWKQIIDLSDPHGEQNAFKVLGVGPDASQQEITSTWRKLSRENHPDKVKDEKARRAAQERFMEIQQAYEILSNSKHRRNRRNKKDNSEPRKDEM